CGGCGACCCCGAGATGCTCGTCTACCTCGAGGACAAGCTTTCGAAAAACGCCAGCCACGCCCAGTACGAACGCGTTCTCGCCGAGCGGGTCAAGCAGTGCAAGGAAGAACACGTCAAGGTGGTGGAACTCGGCGGCCTGCGGGTGATCGGCACCGAACGCCACGAATCGCGGCGCATCGACAACCAGTTGCGCGGCCGCAGCGGCCGCCAGGGCGACCCCGGCTCCTCGTCCTTCTACCTGTCGCTCGAGGACGACCTGTTGCGGATCTTCGGCGGGCGCATGGAAGGCATCCTGGCGCGCCTGCAAGTCGAAAAGGACATGCCGATCGTCAGCCACCGGCTGATGGACCGAGCCATCGAGCGCGCCCAGAAATCCGTCGAGGCGCACAACTTCGATATCCGCAAACGGTTGCTGGAATACGACGACGTCATGAACCAGCAACGCACCGTCATCTACCAGATCCGCCGCCACATCCTGATGGAAGGCGAGGTCCACGACCAGATCCTCGCCATGGCCGAGGAAGTCGGCGGCAGCCTGGCCATCGGCTACACCGCCGACCTGGGCAAGCCCGACGCCTGGGATCTGCCCACCCTGTCCCGGATCCTGAAACACCGCTACGGCATCGAGCGCGAGTGGGGCGAGGAAGACGCTTTCAGCCTGAAGCCGCAGGACCTGGCCGATGAACTGGCCGCCGAGGTTCGCGGGCAATTGGAAAAAACGCTGGCCAAAATCCTCGAGTTCGACTCGCTCCGCTACAAGCACATCGAGGAAACGGCCGCCGACCGCGAAAAACTCCTGCTGGCGTTGATCGAGCAGGTCGCCTACTACCTCACCGAGCAGGCCGCCCCCGAGGGCTTGCCGCCCGCCAAGTGGCGCGTCGGCGGGCTGCTCGAAAAGGTGCGCGAACGCTACGGCCGGGCGCCGGAAATCCCGGAAACCGAGCGCCGACACCTGGCTTTCGACCGGCTGATGACGCTGACCCGGCTGGCCATCGAGGGCGCTTTCGCCGCCGACCGCGCCGCGATCGAGCCGCTCATCCTGGCCGACTGGGAAATCGCCAAGACCGAAAAGCAGCGCCGGCTGATCGGTTCGGCCGAGCAGCGGCTCTACCTCTGGGCGCTCGATCATCACTGGATGCGCCACCTGTGGCGGATGGACCACCTGCGCGAGGCGGTGAGCTTCAGCGGTTACGCGCAGCGCGATCCGCTCATCGAGTACAAGCGCGAAGGGTTCGCGATGTTCGAAGAGATGATGTGGGAAATCAAAAAGACCACGGTCAACGGCCTGTTCCGGCTCGGCTACGAGCCGCGCACCGGCCGCATCCACATCCCGAACCTGCAGGATCTTTCCGACGAAGCCAAGCTGGTGAAAGAGGAATCGTCCAGCCGCGCCTACGAGCAGGCCAAGCAGGACGCCGCGCAAGCCGCCGAGGCGGCGGGCGACCGCGTCAAGCAGGCGCCGGTCAAACGCGACCGGCCGAAGCTGGGCCGCAACGACCCCTGCCATTGCGGCAGCGGCAAGAAATACAAACATTGCTGTTGGGACAAGGATCACCGGGCCGCCGAGTAACGATGGAAGAAACCACGCGCCGGATTCGCATTGCCCTGCTCACGTCGGATGAGGAATTCCGGCGCGCGCTGACGGCGGCCTTGCCCGATTACCGGTTCAGCGACGACTTGCCGGAAGCCCGGCTGGCGATCGTCGATGTCCGCGCGGACGAAGCCGCGCTGATCGCCGGGCTGCCGCCGGACGTGCCGGTGCTGGCCCTGGTGGGGGCGCGAAATTTCGACGACGCCCGGGCGATGATGCGGGCGCGGGCGGACGACGTGCTGGACCGCGCCGCCCCGGCCGACCAACTCCGGCAGGCGATCGAGCGCCTGCTCTTTCATCCGACCGTGCCGCGTTCGGTCTCGGCGGCGCTGTCGAGCGAACTGTTCTACCTGCGCGACGTCTCCCAGGCGGCCAGCGAGGGCATGGCACTGCTCTGGCTGTTCAACCGCATCGTCGACATCGTCGCCCAGGCGCTGGGCGTCGACAACGTCAGCCTGATGCTGATCGAGTTCGATCCGGAGACGAAAAAAGAGTTGTTGCACATCAAGGCGGCACGCGGGCTGACCGAGGAAATCATCCGCGCCACGCGGATCGAGCTTGGGCAGCCGATCAGCGGCCTGGTGGCGGAACGGGGCGAGGCGATGCTGATCGCCGATGTCGAAACGGCCGGCCTGGGCATCGCCGCCAACCGGCCGCGGTACCACGGCAAAGGCCTGCTTTCGGTGCCGATCAAAACGCGGCGGCAGACGCTGGGCGTGCTTAACGTCAACAACAAGACCAGCGGCGGTTCCTTCGACGACTACGATCTGGCGTTGCTGGTCACGCTGTGCAACCAGGCGGCCCTGGCGATCGACAACGCCTGGATGTACGACCGCCTGAACCAACACGCCGGCCAGCTCGCCGAACTGAACAAGCGCCTGCGCGCCATCAGCCAGGCGAAAAGCGAACTCATCGTCAACCTCTCGCACGAACTTAAAACGCCGTTGACCGCGATCCAGGGCTATGTCGACCTGCTCCGCTCCGGCGTGGTCGCGGCCGATCGCATCCCTGAAATCCTCGCCAAGGTGCACGACCGCACCCGGAACCTGGGCCGCCTCGCCGGGCGTCTGATCACCTTCTTCGCCCTCGATTCCGGCCTGGCGAAATACTACTTCCAGTCGTTTCCTTTCGATGTCCTGGTCCAGAAGTGCCTGGACGATCAGCGGCCGGCGATCGAAGCCCAGGCGCTCGCCGTGCAATTCGACCGCGACAGCCTGCACCGCTTCGTGCACGCCGATCAGGCGCAATATCAGGAGCTGCTCGGGGCGCTGCTCGAAAACGCCGTCAAGTTCAACCGCCCGGAAGGTACCGTTCGGCTGCGCGGCGAAACGGCGGACGTCGACGGGCGCGCTTATCTCGAGGTGTTCGTCGAGGACACCGGCCACGGCGTGCCCGACAACCTGCGCGCGACGATTTTCGAGGAATTCCGTCAGACCGACGACCTGCTTACCGCCAAGCCCGCCGGCCTCGGCCTCGGCCTCGCCATTGCCCGCGCCATCAGCCAGGGCCACGGCTGCCGCATCCGACTGGTGAAAAGCGACGACGCCGGCTCGGTTTTCGCGTTCACCGTGCCGCTGGAAAAGGGCGCGGCCGAGTCCTGATCGTGTTTGCTTTCAGTGTGGCGCGAGCAGCGTGAACGGAGACCACGGCAGGTTGCGGATCACCCAATAAACCAGAATCACCGCCACCAGAAACCAGCTCAGGCGATTGGAGATTTCCAGCGGCTTCCACGCCGGCCGGAAAAGGTCGCGCCAGCCTTGATAGACGATCGCCGCCAGCACGAACGGGCCCAATAAAAACAAAAGGGGATTGAGCCGGAGCGCGGCGAGCGGGTGGCCGTGCAACAACTCGTGCATGGCGCGCATCGAGCCGCATCCCGGGCAGTACAGGCCGGTCAGAAAATAAAACGGGCAGGGCGGATAAAGCCCCTTTTGATGCGGATCGCGGAAATACAGCGCCACCAGCAGCACACCGACGGCCAGAACGATCAGCGCGACGGTAAGGCGGGGGTACTTTTTCATGGCCGGCCGGTTAGTTGGCGGCGAAGCCCAACAGCGAAAGGACGACGGCGGCCAGCACGGTCAGGACGGTGACGGCCAGACCCGCGCCGAAAGCCAGCCAGGTCCAGAGTTTCGCTTTTTTCGACTGGGCGAGCGCGCCCGCCAGGTCCCCGGCGGATTTGAGCGGCCCCACTTTCGCGGCGTAGACGATGGCGACGATGCCGAACGGCAGACAGCAGAATAGGGTCGTCAGAATGGCGAACGCCAGGTAATCCTGGATCGGCTCCGCCGGCGCGGCGGGCGGCGGAGTGGCGGGAGTTTGCGGCTGGATGTTTTCCGAGGCCATGCGAGTCTCCTGTCGCGAGGTGAATGAGTGACCCTGATCAAGCGACGCGTTTTCGCGACGGGCTCCATCATAGCAAGATTCGCGCGGCGATACCAAGCGGAAACCGGCGAGGTTTTCCGGCTGGGTGCCACGGTCTTCGATCCCCCTGGATCGATGGCCGTGACCGGCGCGATTCACTGCCGCCGCCAAACCACTACTCCGGTTGCGCGGCCCGGTGTTTTGCCTTATGGTTGCGGCGCTCCCGGCAGCGGCGAGCGATCCCCCGGCGAGACAACCGGAAGCAACCGAGCGGAGGTGAAAGATGTATTTGATTTTGTTGGGTGCCCCCGGCTCCGGCAAAGGCACGGTGGCGAAGAAATTGTTGACGGCGGTGAAAGCCGCGCACATCAGCACGGGCGACATTCTGCGCGGCGCGGTGGCCGCCGGAACCGAGCTGGGCAAGAAAGCCAAGGCGTTCATGGACGCGGGCCAGCTCGTCACCGACGAGTTGATCCTGGGCATCATGAAAGAGCGGCTGGCCGAACCCGACGCGAAGGCCGGGTTCATTCTCGACGGCTTCCCGCGGACGATCCCGCAGGCCAACGGCCTCGGCAAAATCCTGGACGAGCTTCAGATCAAGCTGACCGGCGTCATCGACATCGAGGTGCCGGAACAGGTGATCCTCGACCGCATCCTGTCGCGCCGCACCTGCGCGAATCCCCAGTGCCAGGCGATCTACAACGTGAAGTTCATGCCGCCGAAGGTCGAAGGCGTCTGCGACAAGTGCGGCGGCAAGCTGATCGTGCGCGCCGACGAAACCGAGGAAGTGGTGCGCAACCGCCTGAAGGTCTACGACAGCCAGACCGCGCCGCTGATTTCCTACTACGAGAAAAAAGGGCAACTGCACAAGTTCCCGGGCGAATCGAGCCAGGTGATTTTCGACGGCGTGATGAAGCTGCTGGGCAAGTAGGATCCCGCTTTGAAAACCGAAACCCCGCTCCTCCACCGGAGGCGCGGGGTTTTTTCGTTTCACCCTCGCCCCGGGTTCGCCGACCCGCTCACACGCGGAGCGCGTGAGTGAGGGGTTAGAAGAGTCGCTGGCGACGAAAATCCTCGCCGTCTTTCGGTGCGCCGGCCGGATACCACGAAGAATCGCACCCTTCGAGACGGCCAAGAGCCTCCTCAGAAGGGCTGCGGTAAAAGTGAGGTGGCCGAGAGCGTCGGCGGATCACTCCGCTTGACGCTTCGGCGGCGCGCGATTAGGTTTGAATCGCCGGGCGTCGACACGGCCGTCGGTGGCGCCTGAAGCGTTCGTTCCTCCAACCAGGAGCCGAGGCATGGTCCGCTAGGGAAACGCGTCCGCATCGTCAAAATCCCTCCCGCGAAACGCGGCGAGGCAAGGGAAGATGGTGCGAGCCCGGTTCCCGGCGCGGTCTGTACGCCCGCGGGGCGTCACCCTTTCAACGACGCCCGATTTTCGATTCGCGACCCCTCACCGGAACCGTCGCTCGCCGCAGCAATGGAGTGGATTCATGACGGCAACGATGTTGCATCTGTCGGCGATCGATTTTTCCTACGGCACCGCGCCGGGTTTGTTGTTCGCGAACCTGACGCTCGCGTTCGGCCGCGGTTGGACCGGAATCGTCGGCGCCAACGGCACCGGCAAGACCACCCTGGTGCGCCTCGCCTGCGGCGAACTGGAACCGCTGGCCGGGCGGATCTCGGCTCCCCAACCCGCCGTCTACTGCCCGCAACGCACGGACGATCCGCCCGAGCATTTCGCCGCTTTTCTGGCCGCTGACGGACCGGCCGCGTACTGGCGGAGCCGCCTGGGGATGGAAGCGGACTGGCTGCGGCGCTGGGACACGCTGAGCCACGGCGAACGCAAGCGGGCCCAACTGGGCGCCGCCCTGTGGCGCGAGCCGGCGGTGCTCGGCATCGACGAACCCACCAACCACCTGGATCGCTCGGCGTTGGAATGGATCGCCCAAGCCTTGGCAAGCTTCACCGGTATCGGCCTGCTGGTGAGCCACGACCGCGAGTTGCTGGACCGCCTCTGCGCCCGCTGCGTTTTCATCGATCCGCCGCTGACGCGCGTGTTTCCCGGATCGTACAGCGCGGCCGTAGAGCAGCGGGACCGAGCCGATCTTCACGCCGCGCGCGAACGCGAACGGGCCGAGGAAAACGTCCGCCGGCTCGAACGCCTCGTCTCGCGTCGCCGGCACGAGGCGGCGCAGTCCGATCATCGCCTTTCGGGGCGTCACCTGGATCGCCACGATCACGACGGGCGCGGCAAGCTGGGCCTGGTGCGCGTGAGCGGCAAGGACGGGCAGGCGGGGCGGTCGCAGCGCCAGGCGGACAGCCGCTTGCGCCAGGCCAGGGATTCGCTCGGCCGGTTGCCGGTGCGCCAGGCGTACGAACTGGGCATCTGGTTTCGCGGCGAGCGGTCGTTGCGGGACAGTGTCGTTTCCCTGCCGGCGGGCCGCCTGCCGATCGATCCGGCGCGGGTGTTGGAATTTCCGGATTTGCGCATCGGCCCCGAGGATCGGATCGCGCTGACCGGGCCGAACGGCGCGGGCAAGACCACGCTGCTGCGCCACCTGCTGCCCCGGGTCGCGCTGCCGCCGGAGCGGGTGGTGCACCTGCCGCAAGAAATGGATGTAGCCCTATCGCGCGAGGTGCTGGACCAAGTGCGTGGGCTCGACAGCGAGCGGCTCGGGCTGGTGATGACGATCGTCAGCCGCCTCGGTTCGCGACCGGCGCGGTTGCTGGAAAGCCGGGAACCGAGCCCAGGCGAACTGCGCAAGCTCTTGCTCGCCCTGGGCATCGCCCGGCGGCCGCACCTGATCGTGATGGACGAGCCGACGAACCACCTCGACCTGCCGGCCATCACCTGCCTGGAAGACGCGCTTGCCGACTGTCCCTGCGCGCTGCTGCTGGTCAGTCACGACGAGCGGTTTTTGCGCCGCCTGATCCGCCTGCGCTGGGACAT
This DNA window, taken from Myxococcales bacterium, encodes the following:
- a CDS encoding GAF domain-containing protein — its product is MEETTRRIRIALLTSDEEFRRALTAALPDYRFSDDLPEARLAIVDVRADEAALIAGLPPDVPVLALVGARNFDDARAMMRARADDVLDRAAPADQLRQAIERLLFHPTVPRSVSAALSSELFYLRDVSQAASEGMALLWLFNRIVDIVAQALGVDNVSLMLIEFDPETKKELLHIKAARGLTEEIIRATRIELGQPISGLVAERGEAMLIADVETAGLGIAANRPRYHGKGLLSVPIKTRRQTLGVLNVNNKTSGGSFDDYDLALLVTLCNQAALAIDNAWMYDRLNQHAGQLAELNKRLRAISQAKSELIVNLSHELKTPLTAIQGYVDLLRSGVVAADRIPEILAKVHDRTRNLGRLAGRLITFFALDSGLAKYYFQSFPFDVLVQKCLDDQRPAIEAQALAVQFDRDSLHRFVHADQAQYQELLGALLENAVKFNRPEGTVRLRGETADVDGRAYLEVFVEDTGHGVPDNLRATIFEEFRQTDDLLTAKPAGLGLGLAIARAISQGHGCRIRLVKSDDAGSVFAFTVPLEKGAAES
- a CDS encoding DUF2752 domain-containing protein yields the protein MKKYPRLTVALIVLAVGVLLVALYFRDPHQKGLYPPCPFYFLTGLYCPGCGSMRAMHELLHGHPLAALRLNPLLFLLGPFVLAAIVYQGWRDLFRPAWKPLEISNRLSWFLVAVILVYWVIRNLPWSPFTLLAPH
- a CDS encoding CD225/dispanin family protein — encoded protein: MASENIQPQTPATPPPAAPAEPIQDYLAFAILTTLFCCLPFGIVAIVYAAKVGPLKSAGDLAGALAQSKKAKLWTWLAFGAGLAVTVLTVLAAVVLSLLGFAAN
- a CDS encoding adenylate kinase, with protein sequence MYLILLGAPGSGKGTVAKKLLTAVKAAHISTGDILRGAVAAGTELGKKAKAFMDAGQLVTDELILGIMKERLAEPDAKAGFILDGFPRTIPQANGLGKILDELQIKLTGVIDIEVPEQVILDRILSRRTCANPQCQAIYNVKFMPPKVEGVCDKCGGKLIVRADETEEVVRNRLKVYDSQTAPLISYYEKKGQLHKFPGESSQVIFDGVMKLLGK
- a CDS encoding ABC-F family ATP-binding cassette domain-containing protein, with translation MTATMLHLSAIDFSYGTAPGLLFANLTLAFGRGWTGIVGANGTGKTTLVRLACGELEPLAGRISAPQPAVYCPQRTDDPPEHFAAFLAADGPAAYWRSRLGMEADWLRRWDTLSHGERKRAQLGAALWREPAVLGIDEPTNHLDRSALEWIAQALASFTGIGLLVSHDRELLDRLCARCVFIDPPLTRVFPGSYSAAVEQRDRADLHAARERERAEENVRRLERLVSRRRHEAAQSDHRLSGRHLDRHDHDGRGKLGLVRVSGKDGQAGRSQRQADSRLRQARDSLGRLPVRQAYELGIWFRGERSLRDSVVSLPAGRLPIDPARVLEFPDLRIGPEDRIALTGPNGAGKTTLLRHLLPRVALPPERVVHLPQEMDVALSREVLDQVRGLDSERLGLVMTIVSRLGSRPARLLESREPSPGELRKLLLALGIARRPHLIVMDEPTNHLDLPAITCLEDALADCPCALLLVSHDERFLRRLIRLRWDIRDGTVVVGIE